Below is a window of Cryobacterium sp. PAMC25264 DNA.
GTGATGAACAGGATTGCCGCCGAGGAGACGCGTGCGTAGTCGCGGAGGACCTCCACGACCCTGGCCTGGTTGACGACGTCGAGAGCCGTGGTCGGCTCGTCGGCGATCAGCAGCTTGGCTCGGCAGAGCAGGGCGAGCGCGATGCAGACGCGCTGGCGTTGGCCACCGGAGAGCTCGGCGGGATATCCTCGCAGGGTGCGCTCGGGGTCATCGATCCCCACCGAGGTCAGCAGGTCGACCACCGTGCGTCGTGCGTCTCGCACTGTGGACCCGCCGCTGGTGCGCCGGGCCTCCGCGCGCAAAACGGCGATCAGCTGGCCGCCCACGGTCACCAGCGGGTTCAACGCCGACAGTGAGTCCTGGTAGATCGCCGCAACGCTCCCGCCGCGGCCCCGCCCGAAACCTGACTCGTGGGGCGAACCGAACAGGGAGATCTCACCGGTGACGGCGAGGCCAGGGGCAAGGGAGCCGAGGATGGTCGCGGCGGTCAGGGACTTGCCGGAGCCGGAGGCGCCCAGCAGGGCGACTCGTTCGCCGGGGGCCACCTGAAAACTCAGGTTGTTCACGAGGGGCTCGGCGCCGACCGTGACGGACAAGCTCTTCACTGCTAGTGCGGGATACACGTGGACTTCCGTTCAGGGTGTTCCGCTTGCTCAGAACGACACGCATCACGTTACTGATAAGCGTTATCATTATCAAATTGGAGAGGTTGGCGCACTAGTTCTCCTCGGCACGGGAAGGTCGGCTCCGGTCTAAATGCTCAGGCGGCGAAGTCTGGTGAGTCGACGGAGGCCGACACCGAGTGCTCCGGTCGGTCCGGGGCTGACGGCTCGCTCCAGGTGTTCGCTCACGCCCTCCCTGTCTAGCTGGATGCCGATCGCGACGAGGCCGTCATCGCCCCGGTCAACCGGGTGCGGGGCGAGATGGATGTGCCGGCCGACGACGTTGACGGCGTACCGGCGGCGGCGTGCCCCCGCGTCGATGGTGACCGCGCCCTTGAGCCGATAGACCCCGGCGGGCGGTCGCTCGAGCAGGTCGGCGAGTCGGCCGGGGTCGACCGGGCGCCGGGTTGACACCGTCACGGCATCCGCGGGGGGATGGTGGTGGTCATGATCCGGGTCGGCGTCGGTGAGGGCGGCGAATGACAGCTCGCCATCCGGAGCCGGTTCGAGCGCGGCGTCGAACACCAGCAGCGGATCGATGCGACCCCGGGTGGTGGTGATGACCCGGGCGCGCGGATTGCGCTCCCGAATCCGCTGCACCATCCGCTCGATCACGGCCTCCCGCCGCGGTGGCGGGAGGCGGTCGATCTTGTTGATCACGATCAGGCCCGCGGCCGAATACCGGGCGGGGGCCAGACCGCCGCGGTCGATGGTGGCGAAGTGCTCCACGGCATCCACCACGTCGATGAGGCCGCCCGGGCGCACCCGGGCCACGGCGCTGTAGCGGATGAGTTGGGCCAGGGCCGACGGCTCGGCGACGCCGCTGGCCTCGACGATCACGGCGTCCAGCCGGAGCCGCGGCTCGGTGAGCCTCTCGAGTGCCGCGCCAAGGCCGCCGGAGTCGGGTAGGCAGCACACGCATCCGCCGCTGATGCCGGCCACCTCGTCGACCTGGCCGATTGCCAGGCCGGCGTCGACATTGAGGTCGCCGAAGTCATTGATGACCACGCCCAGGCGGGCACCGGGCGTCTGCAGCAGGTGGTTGAGCAGGGTGGTCTTGCCCGCGCCGAGGTGGCCGGTCAGGGCAATCACCGGAATCTGTCGCACAGAGCGGACCCTCCCCGTCAAGCGGTCAGGTCGGGGCGGGCACCCGCACCCGTCTCGGTGTCGGCGCCGCGCGCT
It encodes the following:
- a CDS encoding ABC transporter ATP-binding protein, with translation MYPALAVKSLSVTVGAEPLVNNLSFQVAPGERVALLGASGSGKSLTAATILGSLAPGLAVTGEISLFGSPHESGFGRGRGGSVAAIYQDSLSALNPLVTVGGQLIAVLRAEARRTSGGSTVRDARRTVVDLLTSVGIDDPERTLRGYPAELSGGQRQRVCIALALLCRAKLLIADEPTTALDVVNQARVVEVLRDYARVSSAAILFITHDLAVAASLCDRALVLERGRLVESATMADLISRPQHPYSRALVAAASPARATSGVAR
- a CDS encoding GTP-binding protein, with translation MRQIPVIALTGHLGAGKTTLLNHLLQTPGARLGVVINDFGDLNVDAGLAIGQVDEVAGISGGCVCCLPDSGGLGAALERLTEPRLRLDAVIVEASGVAEPSALAQLIRYSAVARVRPGGLIDVVDAVEHFATIDRGGLAPARYSAAGLIVINKIDRLPPPRREAVIERMVQRIRERNPRARVITTTRGRIDPLLVFDAALEPAPDGELSFAALTDADPDHDHHHPPADAVTVSTRRPVDPGRLADLLERPPAGVYRLKGAVTIDAGARRRRYAVNVVGRHIHLAPHPVDRGDDGLVAIGIQLDREGVSEHLERAVSPGPTGALGVGLRRLTRLRRLSI